Below is a genomic region from Verrucomicrobiales bacterium.
TCATCGCTTAGACTAGAGCCGGACCAACCGGGCATTGCAAGAGTGCGGTCGCGAGGACCGCCCTATCCTTGGTGACGGTTCCCTTTCAAGCCTCACGTGAGGATCATCACACTCGGGCTCTCCCTCCTTTGTTCATGACTCTTTCGCCACCCATTGGTAATACTTTTCTCCCGAAGTCTCAGAAGTAACGTAACATGATCACTCCAGGAACTCGTATGCCAACCCAGGTTTTCTCCGCTGGTTCCATCCTAAGAATCTGGCTTCTCGTAGTTGGATTCGGGCTTCCTCTCACCACCTTTGCCGCCAGTAAGACTTGGACGGGCTTGGGCGCCACCGGCAATTGGACCAGTCCGGCCAATTGGCAGAACAACGACGCGCCCGATCCGGGCGATATTCTGAATTTCCCCCAGAATGCCTCGCGGAAGACCAGCAACACCAATAACTTCCCTTCCGGAACTGCCTTCTCGACCGTGAACATTTTCGGGGCTGACTATCGGCTTCGGGGCAATGGGATCGTGATCAGTAACTACGTGGGCATCGGAATTCCCGGCGGCACCAATGTCATCGATCTGGACCTTACCGCCGCCGGTCCAGGAGCGGGCCTGACCCTCCGTAGCTTTAGCACTGATCACCGGCTCACGATCAGCGGAGATATTGAGCTGAATTCTCGTAACCTTACCCTGGAGGGTGAAGGCGATTACATTCTCACCGGCTCGATCCGCGGGTCAGGCGGAATTCGGAAGCTCAACACGGGCGAATTGATTCTGTCGGGCCCAGTGGGTAACACTTACTCTGGACCGACTCTCGTGGGCGCGGGCACCCTCCGGTTGAGCAAAGCGCTGCTGCTCGGATTTCCCAACCCCCTGGTGTCTCCGAGAACGGCGATTCCAGGACGCCTGGTTATTGGGTCGGGATCAAGCGGTCCGATCACTGAGTTCGTCATTCACACGTACAGCAACCAGATTGCGGACAGCTCCGTGGTGGAGGTTCTCGGGTCCGGGGAACTGGATCTGGAGGGAAACAACGACCAGATCGGATCGCTGAGCATGCGGGGAGGAAGCATCGTCACCCGTCAGGCGCGAGATCTCGGCCAGTTGACCCTCGGTGGAGATGTCGACGTGGCCTTGGGTAGCCAGCCATCGGTGATTGAGGGGCAGCTTAACCTGGGACCGAATGGCCAACGGCTCTTTGATATTGCTCAGGGGGCCACCTTGCGAGTGGATGCGCGGATCGTGGGCCAGCCGGGCGTATCCCTCGTCAAGTCCAACCGAGGAAATCTGTTCCTGACCGCCTCCAATCTCTTCAGTGGCGATGTCGAGCTTCTGGGTGGGTTCCTGACCCTTGGCCATGGGGCGGCCCTCGGAGATGTTACCGGAGTGACTCGCATTCGAAGCGGAATTCTTGCTATCGACAGCACCTCCCAAGGACTGGGAATCCGAGAGCCGCTCGAGGCCCTCGGACCCTCGGGCGTGTTGCGGACGGACTCCGGTTCGTACAGCTGGCTCGGCTCGGTTCTTTTGGAAGACGACCTCTCGATTGAAGTGCCGACCATTGGCTCCTTGACCATCCTCGGTTTGATATCCGGGCCGGCCGGTTGGGTCAAAACAGGCGATGGAACGCTCACCTTCAAGACTGGCTCGACCAACACCTATAGCGGCACCAGCTGGGTTCAGAGGGGCAATTTCGTCATGGATGGTGTGTTAAATCAGGTGGTAGTCCCGGGACCTCTGGTGGTGGGAAACCACACGGACCCTACCAACACCACTCGCGCCTGGAGCATCAAACAGCATCAAATTGCCGATAATGCTCCGGTGACTGTCAATCGGAGTGGAGTGCTTGAGTTGGTTGTGGGGGATGAGCGCATCGGTTCGCTGACGTTCAACGGAGGGGCGGTAAATTCATTGAACAATACCCTGGTGTTGGGCGGGGACATCCTGGTGAACGCGACCAATGAAATGGCCCGGCTCTACGGACATTTGTCGCTTGGCGGCGTCAGTCGCCAGATCAACACCGTGGGGACTGCCAATACTCCGGACCTGCTCATTGAGGCGGAGATCCTTGATGGTGGAGCTGCTGCAGGGTTAAGCAAGGTGGGGGAAGGTTCACTTCAGCTCGCCAATGCCAATCTCTTTTCGGGTTTGGTGACCGTAACCGACGGTGAACTTCGAGTCTCGCATCCTGAGGCCCTGGGCGGTGCTTCGGCTGGGACGGTCCTTTCGGGTCCCGATGGTCCCAGGCTCGTGCTCCAGTCCGTGGCCAGCCTGACGATCGTCGCTGAGCCCCTCACCCTAGATAGCACGTCCCCTGGCTTGCCCGCAGTGCTGCGAAACTTTACCGGAAGTAATCAATGGAATGGTCCCATCACACTTCTCGCCCCGGAGTCTGTCATCGAAGTGCCAAGCATTCCACGGCCGCTGGCCTTGGGAGGCACCATCGGTGGAGTAGGTGGATTGACGAAAGCAGGTCCTGGTGTGTTGACCTTGAATGGAAATGCCGCCAACACCTTTAGCGGTCTGACCAAGGTCCACGAGGGTGAACTCATTCTGAACAAGCCGCTGGGTGAAGCCATTCCGGGCGATCTCCAGATTGGGGACGGTCTGGGTGGTGCCAACTCGGATCGCGTGATCGTGCGTGGCTCCGGGGGGGCGATCGGAAACTCCTCGCGGATTGCTTTGAGCAACTCCGGCTTCTTGATCCTCGATTCGGTTTCCGAAGCGGTGGGTTCCATCGAAGGACTGGGGAATATTTCAATCCTCGGCAACACCAGCGGGTTGGTGGTTGGGGGTAACCAGCTGTCCACCGTCTATTCGGGTCTGATGACCGGAGACGGCAGCTTGGAGAAGGTGGGGGCGGGAGTGCTTCAGTTCACCGGCGGTAGTTTGCTGACGGGAAAGACAGCGATTTCGGAAGGAGCTCTCATCGTCGACAGTGAAATGACCTCCAGTTCCGGCGTGCTAGTGAACCAGCCTCTGAATCCGGCGAACAACCCGCCGGGCATTCTGGGAGGATCCGGCAATCTGCCCAAGGTAGTAGGATTTCCGGGAGGGACCCTGTCTCCTGGGGCTGGGCCTGGTCAAACCGCCGTGCTTCGAGTGAAGGGAGATCTGGAGCTGTCGTCCAGCGATGTTCGCATCGAGATCAATGGCTTGGCTCCCGGAGTTGGTTACGATGTGATTCGTGTTAACGGTGGAGTGATCTTGGGAAACAGCTCCCTACATTTGACCTCCGCATTTACAGCCACAACCAACGACAGCTTTCTGGTCTTGCAGAAGACGAGCCCGGGCCCGATTCAGGGAATTTTCCTGAATGCGACGGAAGGGTCGATCATCGGGACCGCCCCGGACACATTTCGTATTACCTATCAGGGTGGTGATGGCAATGATGTGGTTCTGCAGCGAGTGGGCGTCGCGGGATCCACCATCAGCGGCATCTCCGCTTTGGCGGGCGGAACGATGGAAATCCTCGGGCAAGGGCAGCCCTTCGCGACCTATATTCTGGAAGCGGCACCCCATCTGGACATCCCGATCCCCTGGACACCGGTTGCCACTAACAGCGCGAACCAAAACGGGCTCTACCAGTTCATCGACGCTTACCTGGAGCAGGGGGCGCAGCTCTTTCCCAAGCGATTCTACCGCGTGATCTCTCCCTAGCAGGCCGCCGGACTTGGAATATCGTTCTGCACGGTGCCCCACCCGGGCTTTGGTGTGATTTCCGGCAGGCTTGGCTTTTTGCTCTCGCCTAAACTTCCAACGTTTCTTAATTCTCGCCCATGAAAAGCCTGATGGCTGCTGTGTTCGCGGCGCTGATGTCCATACGACTGGGCTGGGCGGCTGTGCCGCCTCAACCGGCTGCCACACGAGCCAACATTGTGTGGATCCTGGTCGATGACATGTCCCCGCATTTGTCATGCTACGGAGAGACCAGCATTCGTACACCTCATCTTGATCAGATGGCGACGGAAGGGACCCGTTTTCAGCATGCGTTCGTGACGGCTCCTATTTGCTCGATCAGCCGGTCGGCGTTGATGACCGGATGCTATCAGACCACGATCGGATGCCAGAATCATC
It encodes:
- a CDS encoding autotransporter-associated beta strand repeat-containing protein, encoding MPTQVFSAGSILRIWLLVVGFGLPLTTFAASKTWTGLGATGNWTSPANWQNNDAPDPGDILNFPQNASRKTSNTNNFPSGTAFSTVNIFGADYRLRGNGIVISNYVGIGIPGGTNVIDLDLTAAGPGAGLTLRSFSTDHRLTISGDIELNSRNLTLEGEGDYILTGSIRGSGGIRKLNTGELILSGPVGNTYSGPTLVGAGTLRLSKALLLGFPNPLVSPRTAIPGRLVIGSGSSGPITEFVIHTYSNQIADSSVVEVLGSGELDLEGNNDQIGSLSMRGGSIVTRQARDLGQLTLGGDVDVALGSQPSVIEGQLNLGPNGQRLFDIAQGATLRVDARIVGQPGVSLVKSNRGNLFLTASNLFSGDVELLGGFLTLGHGAALGDVTGVTRIRSGILAIDSTSQGLGIREPLEALGPSGVLRTDSGSYSWLGSVLLEDDLSIEVPTIGSLTILGLISGPAGWVKTGDGTLTFKTGSTNTYSGTSWVQRGNFVMDGVLNQVVVPGPLVVGNHTDPTNTTRAWSIKQHQIADNAPVTVNRSGVLELVVGDERIGSLTFNGGAVNSLNNTLVLGGDILVNATNEMARLYGHLSLGGVSRQINTVGTANTPDLLIEAEILDGGAAAGLSKVGEGSLQLANANLFSGLVTVTDGELRVSHPEALGGASAGTVLSGPDGPRLVLQSVASLTIVAEPLTLDSTSPGLPAVLRNFTGSNQWNGPITLLAPESVIEVPSIPRPLALGGTIGGVGGLTKAGPGVLTLNGNAANTFSGLTKVHEGELILNKPLGEAIPGDLQIGDGLGGANSDRVIVRGSGGAIGNSSRIALSNSGFLILDSVSEAVGSIEGLGNISILGNTSGLVVGGNQLSTVYSGLMTGDGSLEKVGAGVLQFTGGSLLTGKTAISEGALIVDSEMTSSSGVLVNQPLNPANNPPGILGGSGNLPKVVGFPGGTLSPGAGPGQTAVLRVKGDLELSSSDVRIEINGLAPGVGYDVIRVNGGVILGNSSLHLTSAFTATTNDSFLVLQKTSPGPIQGIFLNATEGSIIGTAPDTFRITYQGGDGNDVVLQRVGVAGSTISGISALAGGTMEILGQGQPFATYILEAAPHLDIPIPWTPVATNSANQNGLYQFIDAYLEQGAQLFPKRFYRVISP